The window GATCCCCGGCTCCGGGTGCGAACATGACCGATATGTCCGTCGGTATCGAACCGTCCGGCGCGCGCGCCGTCCTGAAGCAGGCATTCGCCAATCGCTCGTTCCTGATCGGCTTCCTGATCACGGTGCTGATCGCGCTGACGGCGCTCGTCTCGTTCCTGTGGACGCCATACGACGTCACCAACCTCGTCGTCGCCGACCGCATGAAGGGCCTGTCGCTAGACCACCCCTTCGGCACCGACCATTTCGGCCGCGATATCCTGTCCATGATCATGGTCGGCGCGCGCAATTCGATCGCGGTCGCCGTCGTCGCGGTCGGCATCGGCATCGCCATCGGCGTGCCGCTGGGCTGTTGGGCGGCAGCACGCGGCGGCTGGCTCGACGAGGTGGTGATGCGCTTCAACGACCTCGTCTTCGCATTCCCCGCGCTCCTGTCGGCCGTCATGATCACGGCCATCTTCGGCCCCGGCGCCGTCAATGCCATCATCGCGATCGGCATCTTCAACGTACCCGTCTTCGCACGCGTCGCGCGCGCAGGCGCCCTGTCGCTCTGGCCGCGCGAATATGTTCTCGCCGCGCGCGCCGCCGGCAAGGGCAAGACGCTGATCACGATCGAACACATCCTGCCCAACATCGCCTCGCTGCTCCTCGTCCAGGGAACGATCCAGTTCGCGCTGGGCATTCTGGCCGAAGCGGGACTGTCCTATCTGGGCCTCGGCACGCAGCCGCCCATGCCGACCTGGGGTCGCATGCTGTTCGACGCCCAGACGCGCATGATGATCGCGCCGCATCTGGCGATCTTTCCCGGCCTTGCCATCGTCGTGACCGTGCTCGGCCTCAATCTTCTTGGCGACGGCCTGCGCGACGTCCTCGATCCGAGACTGAGGCGCGAGCGATGAGCCTCCTCGAAATCGAGAATCTGCGCCTCGAGATCGGCGGAACGCCGATCCTGAAAGACATCGACCTCACGATTGCCGAAGGCGAGGTCATGGGCCTCGTCGGCGAATCCGGCTCGGGCAAGTCGATGACGGCCCTGACGATCATGAAACTGCTGCCGGATGCCGCGCGTGCGGCGGGGCGCATCACCTTCGACGGCATCGACATCCTCGCGGCCCCTGAAGCCGCCATGAACCGGCTGCGCGGCGACGACATCGGCATGGTGTTCCAGGAGCCGATGACGGCACTGAACCCGGTCAAGACGATCGGCGAGCAGGTGGCGGAAGGCATTCGCTGGCACACGAGAGCCAACCGCCGCGATGCCGAGGATGCGGCGCGGCAAATCCTCGACCGGGTCGGCCTGCCGGAAGCCCAGTTCCCGCTCTCGCGCTACCCGCATGAACTGTCCGGCGGCCAGCGCCAGCGCGTCGTCATCGCCATCGCCTGCGCGTTGAAACCGAAGCTCCTGATCGCCGACGAACCCACCACCGCGCTCGACGTCGTCCTGCAGAAGCAGATCCTCGAACTGCTTCGCGACCTCGTCGACGAACGCAGGATGGGTCTTCTCCTGATTTCGCACGATCTCGCCGTGGTGGCCGACATGGCCGACCGCGTGACCATCATGCGCCACGGCGAGGTGATGGAAGACGGCGAGACGGCCCAAACCCTCTCTGCTCAGCTTCATCCCTACACGCGCCAGCTTGCACAGGCATCGATGCACGTGCCGGATCGGAAGCGGCATTCGGCGGCAGCGCTTTCACCCCCACCCCTTACCGCTACCCACAACGGGGAGGGAGATTTTGAGGAGTTGGCGCCAGTCGCTTCCGTCGCCGGGGTCACGCCGGAGCGGACGTCCCTCTCCCCCTTGTGGGGAGGGGTAAGGGGTGGGGGTACTGGCGCGGGCAAATCCACCGCCGCTCTGTTGTCCGTCGAGAACATAACCCGCGACTATCCCGGACGCCGCACCTCGCTCTTCTCACATCCAAAGCCGTTCCGCGCCGTCTCGGACGTTTCCTTCACTCTCGACGCCGGCCAGTCGATCGCGCTGGTGGGACGCTCGGGCTGCGGAAAGTCCACGCTCGCGCGCATGATCCTGGCGCTGGACAGGCCGACCGCCGGCGAAATCCGCCTCGACGGCCAAGAATTGAGCGCATTGGACGAGGCTGCCTTGAAGCCGCATCGCCGCAAGATGCAGGTGGTCTTCCAGGACCCCTACGGCTCGTTCAATCCGAGGCACAAGGTCGAACGGCTCGTCGCCGAGCCCCTTCATCTCCTCGAAAAGCAGCCGACGCCGTCTGAACGGCGCGAAATGGTGGCATCCGCGCTCCACGAGGTGGGCCTGAGCCCGCGCGACATGGAAAAATACCCGCACGAATTTTCCGGCGGCCAGCGCCAGCGCATCTCGATCGCGCGCGCGATCATCACCCGCCCCCGGCTGGTGGTGGCCGACGAGCCGGTCTCCGCGCTCGACGTATCGATCCGCGCCCAAATCCTCGATCTCTTCGCAGACCTGAATTCCAGGCTTGGCGTCGCCTATCTCTTCATCACGCACGATTTGACGGTCGCGCGCGCGATTACAGACCAGGTGATGGTCATGCACGATGGCAGGATCGTCGAGCGCGGCGCCACCGCAGACGTACTGGACCACCCGCAATCGGATGCGGCAAAGGCACTGGTTGCGGCGGCCCCCGACCTGCACCGGGCCCTCAGGCGCAAGCTCGGCGAACAGGGCTAGAGCATCGGACCGAAAAGTGGAATCCGGTTTTCGGATTATTCCGATGCTCAAACAAAGAGATTTACGCCGGATCGACCACGTCCTGCGGCTTCAGCCGCAGCATCTCAAGCGTCCGCGCCAGAAGCCTCACCTCGTGCGCGTCGAGGTCCTGATCGGCCTTGGCGATCTCGGCCAGATGCCGGGCCAACTGGATGCGGCGGTCGCGCGGGTATTCACGAAAGATTTGCAATGCCTGCGCGGTCGTCGTCTCGTAGCCGTAGTCGTGCAGATAGCTGATGACCTTGGCGAAGCTTTCCTCGCCGATGCCGAACGTCTCGGCGCAGATGCGCTTCAGCGTCGCGAGTTCCTCCTCGCTCACCTCGCCATCGGCCAGCACCATGCGGAACAGCAGCAGGATTTCCGCCGACAGCGACGGATCGTCAGCCACCTTGCGCACCGCGGGATCGCCATCGAAGAGCGACTTGATCCGCGCAATTACATCGAACGCCATCGCGTGCTCCTCGCATGAAGACATGATCGCCCAACGCTAGTCCATTGCAACGCAAACAGGAAACCGGATTCAGCGTTATCCCGGAGCAGTTTTCACGGAACGAGTTCCCGCTTGCGAAACGTCATCACGTGTGATGCAAGCGGTTTCCAGTTCTGCAGGCCCCCCAATGTTCCCCGACCTTGCCATCGAGATTGTCCTTCTGCTTGCCGCAGCCGCGTTTCTCGCAGGCTTCATCGATTCGATTGCGGGCGGCGGCGGGCTGATCACGATCCCGGCCCTGCTGCTCGCCGGTTTCGCCCCGGTCGAAGCGCTCGGGACGAACAAGCTTCAGAGCATCTTCGGCGCGACATCCGCAACGATCGCCTACGCCTCGAAGGGCCATGTCGATCTGAAAACGCAATTGCCGTCGGCCATCCTGTCGTTCCTCGGCGCGGTCGCTGGAGCCGCTGTGGCAACGGTGCTGCCGGGCGAATGGCTGAACGCGATGCTTCCTCCGATGCTCGTCGCGATCGCGCTTTACTTCGCCTTCAAGCCGAACATGAACGACGTCGACCGGGCGCGGCGCATCACGCCCTTCGTCTTCGGCATGACTGTCGTGCCGATGATCGGCTTCTATGACGGCGTCTTCGGGCCGGGCGCCGGCTCGTTCTTCATGCTCGCCTTCGTCGCTCTCGCGGGCTACGGGGTGCTCAAGGCGACGGCCCACACCAAACTGCTCAATCTTGCCTCGAACCTCGGCGGTTTCGCCGCCTTCGCGGCGGTCGGCGCCGTTTCCTGGCGCATCGGCCTGATGATGGGCATCTGCCAGTTCATCGGCGCGCGCATCGGCGCGGGCGTGGCGATGAAGAGGGGCGCGCGCATCATCAAGCCGCTGCTGGTCTGCACCTGCCTGGTGTTGGCGGCAAGGCTGCTCTGGACCTGAGGTGCGGTTGGAAGCCGCGGGACTTCTGCCGGTCCGCGCTTTGCGCTAATCTGCGCCGATGAGACCCGAACGTCCCCTCCCCGACAGGCCCGCCCGCCCGGGCGCGACGATCGTCGCCACGGAGACGTTCGAACTGATGAAGGTGCCGGCACCGGCCGGTCTTTCCCACCTCGTTCATGACATCGCGCTTTACCGCGAACGCTCCGGCGCGCCGATCCGGCAGGTCGAGATTGCCTCTCTGGTCGTGCCGGTGCTGATCGGCTTCGCGGAGCCGTTCGAAATCGCGCTCGGGCGCGAGCCGGGCAAGTCGGATGCGTATCAAAGCTTCACCTCCGGCCTGTGCCTGAAACCGGTCAACATCCGCTCCGCCGGCGGCTGCTCCTGCCTCGAATTCACCCTGACGCCGCTCGGCGCCCGCTTGTTCTTCGGCCTGCCGATGAGCGAACTGACGGAACGCATGCTCGTTCTCGATGATGTGAACGACCGCCCGCTGGCGCGTCTGCGCGAACGGCTGGGCAACGAGCCGGACTGGAACCGACGGTTCGATCTCGCCGCAGCATTCCTCACGCTCCGACTGCGCGAGGCGCCGGCGGCCAACCCCGCCACGAACTGGGCCTACCAGACCATCGTCGCCAGCGGCGGCCGGATATCGGTGGAAGCGCTCGCCACAAAACTCGACTGGAGCCGCAAACATCTGGCCGCGCGGTTCAGGCAGGAAATCGGGCTTCCGCCCAAGCAGGTCGCGCGCATCGCACGGTTCAGCCGTGCCCAGACTTTGGCCGTGTCCCGGCGCGAGAACGGCTGGGCCGATATCGCCGCCGCATGCGGCTATGCGGACCAGGCCCATCTGGTGCGCGAATTTCGCGAATTCTCCGGTTCGACGCCTGCGGCGTGGCTCGCCGTCGCGGCCTGATCGAAGGTTACATTCCTTCAATCCAGCGCACCGAAAACGCGGCATCCTGCGTCTCTGGACCAGACAACGGAGACAATCATGACCGCCACGAGCATCGAACCCCCACGCATCTATCCGACATTCCGCTTCCGCGATGCCGCGCGGATGATCGACTTTCTCGTCAAGGCCTTCGGCTTCGCGGTCCATGCCCGCTACGACCGCCCGGACGGCGGCGTGGGCCACGCGGAACTCGCACTCGGGTCATCCATGATCATGTGCGGCGACACCGCCGACGACGCCTTCGGCGCGATGGTCGGACAGCCGGGCGAGCCGGCCGGCAAGTCGCTCTACATCGCCGTCGAGGAGGTCGATGCGCTCTTCGATCGAGCCACCAAAGCCGGCGCGACGATCGAACAGGGGCTGACCGATCGCGACTATGGCAGCCGCGAATTCATCTGCCGCGATCCCGAAGGCAACATCTGGACGTTCGGCACCTACTGGCCGAAGGCGAACTGCTGACGCTATCGCGCCGCGGCCAACAGCGCATCCACATCGAGATGGCGTTCCAGATGCTCGGCGATGGCGTCGAGCGCGGTCTCGACACCCTGGCGGTAATTGCCGCCGCCGGTGGCGAGCCCGAGATCGGCCAGAAACCGCCGCCGAAACCCGTCGGCACCAAACGCGCCGTGAAGATACGTGCCCCAGACGCGCCCGTCCGGCGACGACGCGCCGTCGGGCACACCGTCGATCGTCAGGACCGGTCGCAGCGTATCCGTTCCCGTCGTCCGCCCGAGGTGGATTTCGTAGCCGGACATGTCCTCGTCGAAGACGAGCGAACGCGCGGCGACGTTGCGCACCGTCTTGTCCGGTTCCAGCACGGTCTCCACGTCGAGCATGCCGAGCCCGTCCGCCTCGCGAACCGTCCCCTCGACGCCATGCGGATCGCGCACGACGCGGCCGAGCATCTGGTAGCCGCCGCAGATGCCGACGACGCGGCCTCCCCGCCGCCGATGCGCGGCCAGATCGCGATCCCATCCATTGTCGCGGAACATCGCGAGGTCGGCGATCGTCGCCTTCGAGCCGGGAATGACGACGAGCGACGCGTCCGCCGGCAAGGGCCGGCCCGGCGGCACGAACACGACATCGACGCCGGCTTCGGCCCGCAGCGGATCGAGATCGTCAAAATTCGCGATGCGCGACAGCATCGGAACCGCTACCTTGCAGGCCGGCCCCGCCTCGCTCACCGCGCGTTCGAGCACGACCGAATCCTCCGACGGCAGCAACGCCGCCTCGCGCAGCCACGGCACCACGCCGAAGGACCGCCACCCGGTAAAGCGCGTGATGGCTTCAAGCCCGTCGTCAAAGAGGCTCAGATCACCGCGGAACTTGTTGATCAGATAGCCCGCGATCATGCGCCGGTCGTCCTCCGGCAAGATCAGATGCGTGCCCGCGACCGCCGCGATCACCCCGCCCCTGTCGATGTCGCCGACGAGCACGACGGGCACGTCGGCCTTCGTGGCGAAGCCCATATTGGCGATGTCACGGTCGCGCAAATTGATTTCCGCCGGCGATCCCGCGCCTTCGACGATGATCAGGTCTGCGCCGTCCTTCAGCCGCGTCCACGAATCCATGACAGCATCCATGAGTTCGGCCTTGCGCGTCTGGTAGTCGCGCGCTTGCGCTTCGCCGCGCATTTTGCCCTGCACGACGACCTGCGCACCCACATCCGATTGCGGCTTCAGGAGAACCGGGTTCATGTGCACGCTCGGCGGCACGCCACAGGCCAGCGCCTGAAGCCATTGCGCCCGCCCGATCTCGCCCCCCATCGCCTCGCCCGGAATGTCGGCCACGGCGGCATTGTTGGACATGTTCTGCGGCTTGAAAGGCCGCACGGACAGCCCGCGATTGCGCGCCACGCGGCACAGCCCGGCCACCAGAACCGTCTTGCCGACATCGGAGCCGGTCCCTTGCAGCATGAGCGCGCGCGTCACCGGCAGGCGCCTTTGCGGTGAAGACAGTATGCTTCGTTGTTCACATCACGCACTTTCCGTTATCGCACCTGCGCACAGCGCCTTTGCGGGCCGGCGCATTGCACGCCTGCCTCAATGGTCTAGATTGCAGATCACGCACAAGCGAAAACAAGAAGGCCAAGGGCCGTTCAGGGAGGATGCCATGGACGCTGCTGTCGATGCGACCGCAAACCAGTTCGACTTGAACGAAGACCAGCGCGCGATACAGGAGATGACGGCGGGCTTCGCCGCCGACCGCGTCGCGCCCTATGCGCTCGACTGGGACAAGGAGCGCTTCTTCCCCTCCAGCGTCATCCGCGAGACCGGGCAGCTCGGCTTCGGCGGCATCTACATCCGCGAGGATGTCGGCGGGTCCGGCCTCGGCCGCCTCGACGCGGTGCTGATCTTCGAGGCGCTGGCCGCCGCCTGTCCCGGCTTTTCGTCGATGATCTCGATCCACAACATGTCGGCCTGGATGATCGACATGTTCGGCTCGGACGAGCAGCGCCAGCGCTTCCTGCCCAAGATGACGTCGATGGAATGGCTGGCGAGCTACGCGCTGACCGAACCCGGCTCCGGCTCCGACGCTGCCGCGTTGCGCGCAAAGGCGGTCCGTTCCGGCGACCATTACGTCCTGAGCGGGACCAAGCAGTTCATCTCGGGTGCGGGCGAGTCCGACCTCTACGTCGTGATGGTCCGCACCGGCGAGGACGGCCCCAAGGGCATCTCGACCATAGTGATCCCGAAGGACGCGCCGGGCCTGTCTTTCGGACCGAGCGAAAGCAAGATGGGCTGGCACATGCAGCCAACCCGTCAGGTCATCTTCGAGGACTGCAAGGTGCCTGCCGAAAATGTCCTCTCGGGCGAAGGCGCGGGCTTCCGCATCGCCATGGCCGGCCTCGACGGCGGCCGCCTCAACATCGCCGCCTGCTCGCTCGGCGGCGCGCAATCGGCGCTCGACAAGGCGCTGGCCTATGCGGGCGAGCGCCAGGCATTCGGCAAGACGATCGACCAGTTCCAGGCGCTGCAGTTCAAGCTGGCTGACATGGAAACCAACCTTCAGGCATCCCGCGTCATGCTCTATGCAGCCGCGTCCAGGCTCGACCGGAAATCGCCCGACGCGTCGAAATGGTCGGCCATGGCCAAGCGCTTCGTCACCGACACCTGTTTCGACATCGCCAACGACGCGCTCCAGGTCCATGGCGGCTACGGCTATCTGCATGAATACGGCGTCGAGAAACTCGTGCGCGACCTGCGGGTCCACCAGATTCTCGAAGGCACCAACGAGATCATGCGGGTCATCATCGCGCGGCATCTGATCGGGCGTTAGGGGAATAGGGCAGTAGGGGGAATCGCTGGATTCCTCTTTCGACCATCGAAGCAGACGACCGAACTTCATCCCTACTGCCTTACTCCCTTACTGCCTTACTCCCCTACTGCCCTACCCCGGAGGAACCCACCATGACGACAATCGCATTCATCGGCCTCGGCAATATGGGCAATCCCATGGCCGCCAATCTGGTCAAGGCCGGCCACACCGTGCACGGCTTCGACCTGATGCCGGAAAACCTGAAGATCGCCGGCGAAAACGGCGTCACCGTCATGGCGAATGCCGCTGCTGCGGCCAAGGACGCGGATGTCGTCATCACCATGCTGCCCGCCGGCAAGCACGTCCTGTCGGTCTATGAGGACATCGCGTCCACGGCGGCGAAGGGCACGCTGTTCATCGATTCATCGACCATCGACGTCGATTCCGCCCGCAAGGCGCATGCGATCGCCTCGGCGGCCGGCATGCTCTCCATCGATGCGCCGGTATCGGGCGGCGTCGGCGGCGCGGAAGCCGGCACCTTGACCTTCATGGCAGGCGGCTCGCCGGACGCCTTCGCGAGGGCAGAGCCGATCCTCCAGCCGATGGCCGGCAAGATCGTGCATTGCGGCGATGGCGGCGCGGGACAGGCAGCCAAGATCTGCAACAACATGATCCTCGGCATCTCGATGATCGGCGTCGGCGAAGCCTTCGTTCTCGCCGAAAAGCTCGGTCTCTCGCATCAGGCGCTGTTCGACGTCGCGTCCACCTCGTCCGGACAGTGCTGGTCGCTCACCACCTACTGCCCGGTGCCAGGCCCCGTGCCGACGTCACCCGCCAACCGCGACTACAAACCGGGCTTCGCCGCCGCACTCATGCTGAAGGATTTGAAGCTCGCGCAGGAAGCGGCCCAGAGCGCCGGCGCGGTCACGCCATTGGGGGCCGAAGCCGCCCAGCTCTACGCGCTTTTCAACGCCATGGGCCACGGCGGAACGGATTTTTCCGGCATCGTCCGCTTTCTGCGCGGCGACGTGTCCTGACGCTGGGTCAGCGCGCTTCGCGCATGGCCCGGCAGAAAATCGCCCGATTCATACTTGCTTAAGCTCTCGCTAACCGCGCGGTAACGATGTCGCTGTAAAACGGTTTTTAAGGCGGTGATCGCAACCGCCCTCCGCTCCGGATCAGGTATTGCGTACCGGAGCAGTTAGTTTCGCAGTGTATCGAGTTCGCGAAACGCCATGCGTATATTTGGCAAAGACCGCGTTTCTCCCCGCCCGGAGAGCGCGGTTTTTCCATACTCATCGGCCTGTATTTCTACCGACGAAGAAAGCGCGGGCCTCAGCTTTTGCGGCTGAGACGGTTGTAGTTGGTCTTGACCTTGCTGCTCGACGGCCTGAGCGCTGCATGAACCGCACGCTCCATCGCGACCCCGTTCCAGAGCGACGGCGTCTGCCCGGACATCACCTCAAGCCAGAACCGTGACGCCGACTGCACGAGCGACATCTGCGCCGCCACCGTTCCCTCGACGACAGCCGCGGCCTTCTCGGAAACCGCGCGGACGGTTTCGACACGCCACGGATTGAGGCCGTTCGCCTCGTCGGTGAGCAGCGGCATGCGCAAGGCGGCGACCGCCGGCGCGAGCATGAGCCCACCGGTGAGTGTGGCAGTCGAGCGGATGGATTTATTGGATGGACGTCTGGTCATGCAAAACCTCGTTCCCGGACAATTCCGGTATCTCCACCCTGTGCGGAGTCTATCCTGAGCGTCAGGGTATAGATACCCTCGACCCGCTCATTTCGGCTGGAATTGCGGGTCAACGGGCGGGCGCAGGCCGTTTGCGAGGCGATTGGTCTCGTTCGCCATGCCCACGACGGCCAGAAGCTCCATCAACTGCGCGTTGCTCATGCCCTTCGCACGGGCCGAGGCCGTATGCGAATAGGTGCAGTATTCGCAGCCATTCGTGGCCGAGACGGCGATGTAGATCAGTTCCTTGGTGAGCGGATCAAGCGCGCCCGGCCCCATCACCTGCTTGATGTCTTCCCAGGTGCGTTTGAGCCCGGCCGGATCGTGCGCCAGCACCTTCCAGAAATTGTTGATCCAGTCGGTGCCGCGCGTCTGCATGATGTCGTCATAGACCGCGCGGACCTCGGGCGAGGCGTCCTCGTACTCGATTGGAGAAACGATCGGAGGCGTCGTCATCTGAATACTCCTTTTGGCCGGTATCGTTACGACTGTCAGCGGGTCGCCTGCTGGCGTAGTGTGCCATCGTCAATACTGGAGGAAATCCGATGCCGACAAGCGTGAAAGAGATGATGGCTGCGGCAAACGCCGCTATTCCGAAAATATCGCCCGATCAGGCACAAAAGCTGATGAGAGAGAAAAACGCCCTCGTCGTGGACGTGCGAGACCCTGCCGAAGTAGAGGCCAGCGGCAAGGTGAAGGGCGCGATCAACATACCCCGCGGCATGCTGGAATTTCGCGCCGACGACGAGACGCAATATTTCGACAAATCCTTCTCGAAGGACCGGCCGGTCATCGTCTATTGCGCATCCGGCGGCCGCTCCGCACTGAGCGGCAAGACGCTCAAGGACATGGGGTATACCGAGGTGCACAATCTCGGCGGGTTCAAGGATTGGGCCGAGAGCGGCGGTGACGTCGAAAAATGAGGCTGGACGCCTCCCCGGCTGCAACCGGAGAGGCGACCAACTCACTATTTGCGCAGATCGGCTTCGGCGAGATCGAGCGCCTTGCCGATGCGCTCGGCCGCCATGTCGATCGTTTCCTTGGTCCAGATCAGGGGCGGCGACAGGATCATGGTGTCGCCGGTCGCGCGCAGCATCATGCCCTGCGCGATCGCGTGGTCACGCACGACGACGGCCGCCGCGCCCTCGCCCGGAAACCGCTCGCGCGTCTCCTTGTCCTTCACGATCTCGATCGCGCCCATCAGGCCGAACGTCCGGACCTGTCCCACGATCCCCTTGTCGGCCAGAGCCTCGGTCAGCGCCTTGCGGAAATACGGGCCCGTCTCTTCGCGTACGCGATCGACCAGCCCCTCCTTCTCGATCACGTCCAGATTTGCCAGCGCCACCGCGCAGGCCACGGGGTGCCCGGCATAGGTGTAGCCGTGATAGAACTCACCGCCCTTGTCGACGATCGTCTTGGCGATGCGGTCGCCGACGAACAGCGCGGACAACGGCTGATAGCCCGATGTGAGGGCCTTTGCCGTCGTGATCGTGTCGGCCTCGATACCCATCGACTGCGCCGCGAACCACTCGCCCGTGCGGCCATAGCCGGTGATGACCTCATCGAGCATCAGGAGGACGTCGTATTTGCGGCAGATGCGCTGAACCTCCGGCCAGTAGCTCGCCGGCGGGATCTTGACGCCGCCCGCCCCCTGGATCGGCTCGCCGATGAAAGCCGCGACCTTGTCGGCGCCTGCATCGAGGATCGCGTCCTCGATCGCCTTTGCCGCCCGAATGCCGAAATCATGCTCGCTTTCGCCCGGCAGCGCGAGCTCGAACGCGTAGGGCATCATGACATGGACGATGCCCGGCACCGCACCGCCAAGCTGCTCATGCATGCCCGTCATG is drawn from Mesorhizobium sp. CAU 1732 and contains these coding sequences:
- a CDS encoding isobutyryl-CoA dehydrogenase; its protein translation is MDAAVDATANQFDLNEDQRAIQEMTAGFAADRVAPYALDWDKERFFPSSVIRETGQLGFGGIYIREDVGGSGLGRLDAVLIFEALAAACPGFSSMISIHNMSAWMIDMFGSDEQRQRFLPKMTSMEWLASYALTEPGSGSDAAALRAKAVRSGDHYVLSGTKQFISGAGESDLYVVMVRTGEDGPKGISTIVIPKDAPGLSFGPSESKMGWHMQPTRQVIFEDCKVPAENVLSGEGAGFRIAMAGLDGGRLNIAACSLGGAQSALDKALAYAGERQAFGKTIDQFQALQFKLADMETNLQASRVMLYAAASRLDRKSPDASKWSAMAKRFVTDTCFDIANDALQVHGGYGYLHEYGVEKLVRDLRVHQILEGTNEIMRVIIARHLIGR
- a CDS encoding cobyric acid synthase, coding for MTRALMLQGTGSDVGKTVLVAGLCRVARNRGLSVRPFKPQNMSNNAAVADIPGEAMGGEIGRAQWLQALACGVPPSVHMNPVLLKPQSDVGAQVVVQGKMRGEAQARDYQTRKAELMDAVMDSWTRLKDGADLIIVEGAGSPAEINLRDRDIANMGFATKADVPVVLVGDIDRGGVIAAVAGTHLILPEDDRRMIAGYLINKFRGDLSLFDDGLEAITRFTGWRSFGVVPWLREAALLPSEDSVVLERAVSEAGPACKVAVPMLSRIANFDDLDPLRAEAGVDVVFVPPGRPLPADASLVVIPGSKATIADLAMFRDNGWDRDLAAHRRRGGRVVGICGGYQMLGRVVRDPHGVEGTVREADGLGMLDVETVLEPDKTVRNVAARSLVFDEDMSGYEIHLGRTTGTDTLRPVLTIDGVPDGASSPDGRVWGTYLHGAFGADGFRRRFLADLGLATGGGNYRQGVETALDAIAEHLERHLDVDALLAAAR
- a CDS encoding carboxymuconolactone decarboxylase family protein, yielding MTTPPIVSPIEYEDASPEVRAVYDDIMQTRGTDWINNFWKVLAHDPAGLKRTWEDIKQVMGPGALDPLTKELIYIAVSATNGCEYCTYSHTASARAKGMSNAQLMELLAVVGMANETNRLANGLRPPVDPQFQPK
- a CDS encoding TSUP family transporter; the encoded protein is MFPDLAIEIVLLLAAAAFLAGFIDSIAGGGGLITIPALLLAGFAPVEALGTNKLQSIFGATSATIAYASKGHVDLKTQLPSAILSFLGAVAGAAVATVLPGEWLNAMLPPMLVAIALYFAFKPNMNDVDRARRITPFVFGMTVVPMIGFYDGVFGPGAGSFFMLAFVALAGYGVLKATAHTKLLNLASNLGGFAAFAAVGAVSWRIGLMMGICQFIGARIGAGVAMKRGARIIKPLLVCTCLVLAARLLWT
- a CDS encoding VOC family protein codes for the protein MTATSIEPPRIYPTFRFRDAARMIDFLVKAFGFAVHARYDRPDGGVGHAELALGSSMIMCGDTADDAFGAMVGQPGEPAGKSLYIAVEEVDALFDRATKAGATIEQGLTDRDYGSREFICRDPEGNIWTFGTYWPKANC
- a CDS encoding rhodanese-like domain-containing protein, with the translated sequence MPTSVKEMMAAANAAIPKISPDQAQKLMREKNALVVDVRDPAEVEASGKVKGAINIPRGMLEFRADDETQYFDKSFSKDRPVIVYCASGGRSALSGKTLKDMGYTEVHNLGGFKDWAESGGDVEK
- a CDS encoding ABC transporter permease is translated as MTDMSVGIEPSGARAVLKQAFANRSFLIGFLITVLIALTALVSFLWTPYDVTNLVVADRMKGLSLDHPFGTDHFGRDILSMIMVGARNSIAVAVVAVGIGIAIGVPLGCWAAARGGWLDEVVMRFNDLVFAFPALLSAVMITAIFGPGAVNAIIAIGIFNVPVFARVARAGALSLWPREYVLAARAAGKGKTLITIEHILPNIASLLLVQGTIQFALGILAEAGLSYLGLGTQPPMPTWGRMLFDAQTRMMIAPHLAIFPGLAIVVTVLGLNLLGDGLRDVLDPRLRRER
- a CDS encoding TerB family tellurite resistance protein, whose protein sequence is MAFDVIARIKSLFDGDPAVRKVADDPSLSAEILLLFRMVLADGEVSEEELATLKRICAETFGIGEESFAKVISYLHDYGYETTTAQALQIFREYPRDRRIQLARHLAEIAKADQDLDAHEVRLLARTLEMLRLKPQDVVDPA
- a CDS encoding dipeptide ABC transporter ATP-binding protein; translation: MSLLEIENLRLEIGGTPILKDIDLTIAEGEVMGLVGESGSGKSMTALTIMKLLPDAARAAGRITFDGIDILAAPEAAMNRLRGDDIGMVFQEPMTALNPVKTIGEQVAEGIRWHTRANRRDAEDAARQILDRVGLPEAQFPLSRYPHELSGGQRQRVVIAIACALKPKLLIADEPTTALDVVLQKQILELLRDLVDERRMGLLLISHDLAVVADMADRVTIMRHGEVMEDGETAQTLSAQLHPYTRQLAQASMHVPDRKRHSAAALSPPPLTATHNGEGDFEELAPVASVAGVTPERTSLSPLWGGVRGGGTGAGKSTAALLSVENITRDYPGRRTSLFSHPKPFRAVSDVSFTLDAGQSIALVGRSGCGKSTLARMILALDRPTAGEIRLDGQELSALDEAALKPHRRKMQVVFQDPYGSFNPRHKVERLVAEPLHLLEKQPTPSERREMVASALHEVGLSPRDMEKYPHEFSGGQRQRISIARAIITRPRLVVADEPVSALDVSIRAQILDLFADLNSRLGVAYLFITHDLTVARAITDQVMVMHDGRIVERGATADVLDHPQSDAAKALVAAAPDLHRALRRKLGEQG
- a CDS encoding AraC family transcriptional regulator, with amino-acid sequence MRPERPLPDRPARPGATIVATETFELMKVPAPAGLSHLVHDIALYRERSGAPIRQVEIASLVVPVLIGFAEPFEIALGREPGKSDAYQSFTSGLCLKPVNIRSAGGCSCLEFTLTPLGARLFFGLPMSELTERMLVLDDVNDRPLARLRERLGNEPDWNRRFDLAAAFLTLRLREAPAANPATNWAYQTIVASGGRISVEALATKLDWSRKHLAARFRQEIGLPPKQVARIARFSRAQTLAVSRRENGWADIAAACGYADQAHLVREFREFSGSTPAAWLAVAA
- the mmsB gene encoding 3-hydroxyisobutyrate dehydrogenase, which gives rise to MTTIAFIGLGNMGNPMAANLVKAGHTVHGFDLMPENLKIAGENGVTVMANAAAAAKDADVVITMLPAGKHVLSVYEDIASTAAKGTLFIDSSTIDVDSARKAHAIASAAGMLSIDAPVSGGVGGAEAGTLTFMAGGSPDAFARAEPILQPMAGKIVHCGDGGAGQAAKICNNMILGISMIGVGEAFVLAEKLGLSHQALFDVASTSSGQCWSLTTYCPVPGPVPTSPANRDYKPGFAAALMLKDLKLAQEAAQSAGAVTPLGAEAAQLYALFNAMGHGGTDFSGIVRFLRGDVS